The proteins below are encoded in one region of Deinococcus aquaedulcis:
- a CDS encoding YchJ family protein, whose translation MALAYPPFKSCPCGSGRSYAHCCSPLHAGAAAQSPEALMRSRYCAYALGDAGYVLRTWHSETRPESLSLQPGTRYVGLRVHRAAGDEVEFTAQLKLPDGERYSFRERSVFRQESGQWFYLREAEAAEAGTGARAAP comes from the coding sequence ATGGCGCTGGCCTATCCCCCGTTCAAATCGTGCCCGTGTGGGTCTGGGCGCAGTTACGCCCACTGCTGCTCGCCGCTGCACGCGGGCGCGGCGGCCCAGAGCCCGGAAGCGCTGATGCGCTCGCGCTACTGCGCCTACGCGCTGGGGGACGCCGGCTATGTGTTGCGCACGTGGCACTCGGAGACCCGCCCCGAAAGCCTGAGCCTGCAGCCGGGCACCCGCTACGTGGGCCTGCGCGTTCACCGCGCGGCGGGCGACGAGGTGGAATTCACGGCGCAGCTGAAACTGCCGGACGGCGAGCGCTACAGCTTCCGCGAGCGCAGCGTGTTCCGGCAGGAGAGCGGGCAGTGGTTCTACCTGCGCGAGGCCGAAGCGGCTGAGGCGGGAACGGGCGCCCGCGCCGCCCCGTAG
- a CDS encoding TrmH family RNA methyltransferase: protein MTAPAPITSLQNPQIKRLVRLRERRERERSGTILIEGARELARALQAGVRPESVFSCPALHSPEAAALAPALGPVTELSRAAFDKVSGRENPDGLLALAPTPHPILPEPGPQAVTVVLHGLEKPGNVGAILRSADAAGAHSVLVLGRGADPYGPNVIRASQGSVFALPVAVLDEADALAWLSARGFTTFACTPDAPRTYWDAPLTGRVALLLGTEHEGLPEAWRRADHALSIPMQGRGADSLNVATAAALMLYECARQRRTPQQEAV, encoded by the coding sequence ATGACCGCGCCCGCACCCATCACGTCCCTGCAAAATCCGCAGATCAAGCGGCTTGTGCGCCTGCGCGAGCGGCGCGAACGCGAGCGCAGCGGCACCATCCTGATTGAAGGCGCGCGCGAACTGGCCCGGGCCCTGCAGGCCGGCGTGCGCCCCGAAAGTGTGTTTTCCTGCCCCGCCCTGCACAGCCCCGAAGCCGCCGCGCTGGCCCCCGCCCTGGGCCCGGTCACCGAACTGAGCCGCGCCGCCTTTGACAAGGTGAGTGGCCGCGAGAACCCCGACGGCCTGCTGGCCCTGGCCCCCACGCCGCACCCCATCCTGCCCGAACCCGGGCCGCAGGCGGTGACGGTGGTCTTACACGGCCTGGAAAAACCTGGCAACGTGGGCGCCATCCTGCGCAGCGCCGACGCCGCCGGGGCCCACAGCGTGCTGGTGCTGGGCCGGGGCGCCGATCCCTACGGCCCCAACGTGATCCGCGCCTCGCAGGGCAGCGTGTTTGCCCTGCCGGTGGCGGTGCTGGATGAAGCAGACGCCCTCGCGTGGCTCTCGGCGCGCGGCTTTACCACCTTCGCCTGCACCCCCGACGCCCCGCGCACCTACTGGGACGCGCCCCTGACCGGCCGCGTGGCCCTGCTGCTGGGCACCGAGCACGAGGGCCTGCCTGAAGCGTGGCGCCGCGCCGACCACGCCCTGAGCATTCCCATGCAGGGCCGAGGCGCCGATTCCCTGAATGTCGCCACCGCCGCTGCCCTGATGCTGTACGAATGCGCCCGCCAGCGCCGCACCCCGCAACAGGAGGCCGTATGA
- a CDS encoding response regulator, producing the protein MMHAPFQSPTAIQILLVEDSEPDILLTQEAFAEAGITNELYVARDGVEALERLRTPGAIPRPDVILLDINMPRMNGLEFLREIKRDPQLMTIPVIMLTTSEAEEDILRSYEAFAASYVVKPVDFDRFYSAIQALGRYMVTIVRVPGPGEPPGRRSA; encoded by the coding sequence ATGATGCACGCCCCCTTCCAGTCGCCCACCGCCATTCAGATTCTCCTGGTCGAGGACAGTGAGCCGGATATCCTGCTCACCCAGGAGGCGTTTGCCGAAGCGGGCATTACCAATGAGTTGTATGTCGCCCGCGACGGGGTTGAGGCCTTGGAGCGCCTGCGCACACCCGGCGCTATCCCCCGGCCAGACGTGATTCTGCTCGACATCAACATGCCGCGCATGAACGGCTTGGAATTCCTTCGCGAGATCAAGCGCGACCCCCAGCTGATGACCATTCCGGTGATCATGCTGACCACCAGCGAAGCCGAAGAGGACATTCTGCGCTCATACGAGGCCTTTGCGGCCAGCTACGTGGTCAAACCGGTGGACTTCGACCGGTTTTACTCGGCCATTCAGGCGCTGGGGCGCTACATGGTCACGATTGTGCGGGTGCCAGGGCCCGGCGAGCCGCCAGGGCGGCGCTCGGCGTAG
- a CDS encoding damage-inducible protein DinB → MSAPSLNVLQYALIGGAAFRRPEELLAGLTWAEATRAVPGLPYTLADLLFHLAVTGRASLDLASGRAQAWPEHLSVWPDAPLTEADFAAVLAELQTALPEAQLLAQDPSSRAREVLTDLAAHAAYHWGQVALLRRLHGTLPQPV, encoded by the coding sequence ATGAGTGCACCTTCGTTGAACGTGCTGCAGTACGCCCTGATCGGTGGCGCCGCCTTCCGCCGCCCCGAAGAGTTGCTGGCGGGTCTCACCTGGGCCGAGGCGACGCGCGCCGTGCCGGGGCTGCCCTACACCCTGGCCGACCTCCTGTTTCATCTGGCCGTGACTGGCCGCGCCAGCCTGGACCTCGCCTCGGGCCGCGCCCAGGCCTGGCCCGAGCACCTGAGCGTGTGGCCCGACGCGCCCCTGACCGAAGCCGACTTTGCCGCCGTGCTCGCTGAACTGCAGACCGCGTTGCCCGAAGCGCAGCTGCTGGCCCAGGACCCGTCCAGCCGCGCCCGCGAGGTGCTTACAGACCTGGCCGCCCACGCCGCCTACCACTGGGGGCAGGTGGCCCTCCTGCGCCGCCTGCACGGCACCCTGCCACAGCCGGTCTGA
- a CDS encoding MBL fold metallo-hydrolase has protein sequence MTWLKQRQLGDVRVHSLTDGEFRLDGGAMFGSVPKVLWERVAPADELNRIRLRINPLLIQLGGENILVETGFWDQGGEKFEAMYALERDESVFRGLNAVGLRPEDIHLVINTHLHFDHAGRNVTLSGEPTFPNARYVVQQQELHDARHTHERNRASYVPATIDPIADAGLFEVVDGEHELRPGLSLLPLPGHNLGQQGVVLRAGGQVLVYVADLIPTLAHAPTPYIMGYDLYPVTTLETRKRYLGQWFEEDAIICTPHDPEVAFAQLQANPKGGFVLKGM, from the coding sequence ATGACTTGGTTGAAGCAGCGGCAGCTTGGCGACGTGCGCGTGCATTCTCTGACCGATGGCGAGTTTCGCCTGGATGGCGGCGCCATGTTCGGCAGCGTGCCCAAGGTGCTGTGGGAGCGGGTGGCCCCGGCCGATGAGCTGAACCGAATCCGCCTGCGCATCAATCCTTTGCTGATTCAGCTGGGCGGCGAGAACATCCTCGTGGAAACCGGCTTCTGGGACCAGGGCGGCGAGAAGTTCGAGGCCATGTACGCCCTAGAGCGCGACGAAAGCGTCTTTCGCGGCCTGAACGCCGTGGGCCTGCGCCCCGAGGACATTCACCTCGTGATCAACACCCACCTGCACTTTGACCATGCCGGGCGCAACGTAACCCTGAGCGGCGAGCCCACCTTCCCGAACGCCCGCTACGTGGTGCAGCAGCAGGAGTTGCACGACGCCCGCCACACCCACGAACGCAACCGCGCCAGCTATGTGCCGGCCACCATTGACCCCATTGCCGACGCAGGGCTGTTCGAGGTGGTGGACGGCGAGCACGAACTGCGCCCGGGCCTGAGCCTGCTGCCCCTGCCCGGCCACAACCTGGGCCAGCAGGGCGTGGTGCTGCGCGCCGGCGGACAGGTGCTGGTGTATGTGGCCGACCTGATCCCCACCCTGGCCCACGCGCCGACGCCCTACATCATGGGTTACGACCTGTACCCGGTGACCACCCTGGAGACCCGCAAGCGCTACCTGGGCCAGTGGTTTGAAGAAGACGCCATCATCTGCACCCCCCATGACCCCGAGGTGGCTTTTGCCCAGTTGCAGGCAAATCCGAAGGGCGGTTTTGTGCTGAAAGGGATGTAA
- the argC gene encoding N-acetyl-gamma-glutamyl-phosphate reductase, with protein sequence MHEQKTVAIVGGSGYAGGEFLRLALGHPHLQVTQVTSERNAGTPVSLVHPNLRGRTNLKFRKAAELDEADILVLALPHGHAAKRLAEFEGKARVIVDLSADFRLKDPAVYQATYGEPHPTPERLGEWVYGNPELRREALRGATRIACAGCFATSVILALYPLLKLGVLLPKDIIATGLVGSSAAGASATDGSHHPERAGSLRVYKPVGHRHTAEAQQELPGHFPLHLTAISTPRVRGILTTAHAWIPDGYSDRDVWSAYREVYGQEPFIRIVKVARGIHRYPDPMLLDGTNYCDLGFEMDMDTGRVVLMSAIDNLVKGTAGHAIQSLNVALGWPETTGLEFAGLHPA encoded by the coding sequence ATGCACGAGCAGAAGACGGTCGCCATTGTGGGGGGCAGCGGCTACGCGGGCGGGGAATTCCTGCGGCTGGCGCTGGGGCACCCACACCTGCAGGTCACGCAGGTGACCAGTGAGCGCAACGCGGGCACGCCGGTTAGCCTGGTGCATCCCAACCTGCGCGGGCGCACCAACCTCAAGTTCCGCAAGGCGGCCGAGTTAGATGAAGCTGACATTCTGGTGCTGGCGCTGCCGCACGGGCACGCCGCCAAGCGACTGGCGGAATTCGAGGGCAAGGCGCGGGTGATCGTGGACCTGTCGGCTGATTTCCGGCTGAAGGACCCGGCCGTGTATCAGGCCACCTACGGCGAGCCGCACCCCACGCCGGAGCGGCTGGGTGAATGGGTGTATGGCAACCCAGAGCTGCGCCGCGAGGCGTTGCGCGGCGCGACCCGGATTGCTTGCGCGGGCTGCTTTGCCACCAGTGTGATTCTGGCCCTGTACCCACTGCTGAAACTGGGCGTGCTGCTGCCCAAGGACATCATCGCCACCGGGCTGGTGGGCTCCAGCGCGGCAGGGGCCAGCGCCACGGACGGCAGCCACCACCCGGAGCGGGCGGGCAGTCTGCGGGTGTACAAGCCGGTGGGCCACCGCCACACCGCCGAGGCGCAGCAGGAGCTGCCCGGGCACTTTCCGCTCCACCTGACGGCCATTTCCACGCCGCGTGTGCGCGGCATCCTGACCACCGCCCACGCCTGGATTCCCGATGGCTACAGCGACCGCGACGTGTGGAGCGCCTACCGCGAGGTCTACGGCCAGGAGCCGTTTATCCGCATCGTGAAGGTGGCCCGGGGCATTCACCGCTACCCGGACCCCATGCTGCTGGACGGCACGAACTACTGCGACTTGGGCTTCGAGATGGACATGGACACCGGCCGCGTGGTCCTGATGAGCGCCATTGACAATCTGGTCAAGGGCACGGCGGGCCACGCCATTCAGAGCCTGAACGTGGCCCTGGGGTGGCCGGAGACGACGGGGCTGGAGTTCGCGGGGCTGCATCCAGCATAG
- the secD gene encoding protein translocase subunit SecD, with product MTYGNNRNKDGRRAPAKRAAPTASRPNPWTGLLLLLTLLASLLYIWRPWEHRDNLWSLWGDKFQFMTLGLDLKGGLRIELAPESGTATREELDRVKTVIENRINALGVAEPTVTIAGGKRVVVEIPGATPAVQDRARNIIKQTARLEFRIVQDGAQPDQALQTRNPRTGGYTLAQLGPVQATGEVIKDAQAATDPQSGRWIVTFQNTDKGAQTFGDFTGKNVGKLMAVVLDDQIQSVATIQQRLFRDVQITGNFTAEESNQLALVLKSGALPIKIKTEAERSIGPTLGADAIRSGALASLAGIALIFVLLFVYYGFWFGLVAALGLLFSAVIILGLLAGFGATLTLPGIAGLVLTIGGAVDGNVLSFERIKEELRRGKGIKNAIGAGYNSSTAAILDVNTAQLLSALALYNYSTGAVKGFAVTLMIGVVASTFSNLVFGKWFIQWLAQRKPNMSAPQWFREPRFDFIKPAPIISTLSVLLAIGGGALLLTKGLNFGVDFTSGTTLTVKTSGATSTDQVRAAVTGAGVQKVTAQNATIQRVVVPGIEGAAYTVKVPELNPDEIKRLSAGITALPEGEVQSFETVGPAVGRELTEKTIYAMLLGLGLILVYVAFRFDLTMGIGSVLAVAHDVGIVLGLYTLLNLEFSIASVAALLTLIGYSLNDSIIVSDRIRENIREMRGRSYREIVNASINQTLSRTLMTSVCTMLPLLTLLIFGGPVLRDFAFVLLVGILVGTYSSMYIVSPLVVFLEEWKARRKTGTPAKA from the coding sequence GTGACTTACGGCAACAACCGCAATAAAGACGGGCGCCGCGCCCCGGCCAAGCGCGCGGCCCCCACCGCCAGTCGGCCCAACCCCTGGACCGGCCTGCTGCTGCTCCTGACCCTGCTGGCCAGCCTGCTGTACATCTGGCGCCCCTGGGAACACCGCGACAACCTGTGGTCCCTGTGGGGCGACAAGTTCCAGTTCATGACGCTGGGCCTGGACCTCAAGGGCGGCCTGCGCATTGAGTTGGCCCCCGAAAGTGGCACCGCCACCCGCGAAGAGCTGGACCGGGTGAAGACGGTGATTGAAAACCGCATCAACGCGCTAGGCGTGGCCGAACCCACGGTGACCATCGCCGGCGGCAAGCGCGTGGTCGTGGAGATTCCTGGCGCCACCCCGGCTGTGCAGGACCGGGCCCGTAACATCATCAAGCAGACGGCCCGTCTGGAATTCCGCATTGTGCAGGACGGCGCGCAGCCGGATCAGGCGCTGCAGACGCGCAACCCGCGCACCGGGGGCTACACCCTGGCGCAGCTGGGGCCGGTGCAGGCCACGGGTGAAGTGATCAAGGACGCCCAGGCCGCCACCGATCCGCAAAGCGGGCGCTGGATCGTGACCTTCCAGAACACCGACAAGGGCGCGCAGACCTTCGGCGACTTCACGGGCAAGAACGTGGGCAAGCTGATGGCGGTGGTGCTGGACGACCAGATTCAGTCGGTGGCGACGATTCAGCAGCGCCTCTTCCGCGACGTGCAGATCACGGGCAACTTCACGGCCGAGGAATCCAATCAGCTGGCGCTGGTCCTGAAGTCGGGCGCGCTGCCCATCAAGATCAAGACGGAAGCCGAGCGCTCTATTGGGCCGACGCTGGGCGCCGACGCCATTCGCAGCGGGGCGCTGGCTTCGCTGGCCGGCATCGCCCTGATTTTCGTGCTGCTCTTCGTGTACTACGGCTTCTGGTTCGGCCTGGTGGCGGCGCTGGGCCTGCTCTTCTCGGCCGTTATCATCCTGGGTCTGCTGGCGGGCTTCGGCGCCACGCTGACGCTGCCGGGCATCGCGGGTCTGGTGCTGACCATCGGCGGCGCGGTGGACGGCAACGTGCTGTCGTTCGAGCGCATCAAGGAAGAGCTGCGCAGGGGCAAGGGCATCAAGAACGCCATTGGCGCCGGGTACAACAGCTCGACTGCCGCCATTCTGGACGTGAACACCGCGCAGCTGCTCTCGGCGCTGGCGCTGTACAACTACTCCACGGGGGCGGTCAAAGGCTTCGCCGTGACGCTGATGATCGGCGTGGTGGCCTCGACCTTCTCGAACCTCGTGTTCGGCAAGTGGTTCATTCAGTGGCTGGCACAGCGCAAGCCCAACATGAGCGCGCCGCAGTGGTTCCGCGAGCCGCGCTTTGACTTCATCAAGCCGGCGCCGATTATTTCCACCCTCAGCGTGCTGCTGGCCATTGGCGGCGGCGCCCTGCTGCTGACCAAGGGCCTGAACTTTGGCGTGGACTTCACCAGCGGTACCACCCTGACGGTGAAGACCAGTGGGGCGACCAGCACCGATCAGGTGCGCGCGGCTGTAACGGGCGCGGGCGTGCAGAAGGTGACAGCGCAGAACGCCACGATTCAGCGCGTGGTGGTGCCCGGCATTGAGGGGGCCGCCTACACCGTCAAGGTGCCGGAACTAAACCCGGACGAGATCAAGCGTCTGTCGGCTGGCATCACCGCACTGCCCGAAGGCGAGGTCCAGTCCTTTGAAACGGTGGGGCCGGCCGTGGGCCGCGAACTGACCGAAAAGACGATCTACGCCATGCTGCTGGGCCTGGGGCTGATCCTGGTGTACGTGGCCTTCCGCTTTGACCTGACGATGGGCATTGGCAGCGTGCTGGCCGTGGCCCACGACGTGGGTATCGTGCTGGGCCTGTATACGCTGCTGAACCTGGAGTTCTCGATTGCCAGTGTGGCCGCGCTGCTGACCCTGATCGGCTACTCGCTCAACGACTCGATCATCGTCTCCGACCGCATCCGCGAGAACATCCGCGAGATGCGCGGCAGGTCCTACCGCGAGATCGTGAACGCCAGCATCAACCAGACGCTCTCGCGCACGCTGATGACCTCGGTGTGCACCATGCTGCCCCTGCTGACCCTGCTGATCTTTGGTGGGCCGGTGCTGCGCGACTTCGCCTTCGTGCTGCTGGTGGGCATCCTGGTGGGGACGTACTCGAGCATGTACATCGTTTCACCGCTGGTGGTATTCCTGGAGGAGTGGAAGGCCCGCCGCAAGACAGGCACGCCCGCCAAGGCGTAA
- a CDS encoding acyl-CoA dehydrogenase family protein gives MDFTLSDEQRQLQQLARDFARKEIIPIAAEYDQKEELPWQVVEKAFEVGLLNPSIPEHAGGLGLGMFDECLIGEELAYGCMGIYTVLMASELGIAPVLIGGTEEQQKRFLGPLTEKAGLAAFALSEPNNGSDAAAMGTTAVLDGDEWVINGTKMWISNGGLAEFTVVFATTDKQGGHKATVALVVPKDAPGFSWNKIKHKMGQRASLTSELVFENVRVPRENQLGGLGDGFKIAMKTLDKTRIPVAAGSVGIARRAMEESIKYAKEREAFGKPIATFQAIQFKLAEMAMGIETGRLMYQKAAWLVDQGLPHGFESAIAKAYCSEMAFNAANEGIQVHGGYGYVGEYPVEKLLRDVKLNQIYEGTNEIQRVVISRQLLK, from the coding sequence ATGGATTTCACCCTGTCCGATGAACAGCGCCAGTTGCAGCAGCTGGCCCGCGATTTTGCCCGCAAGGAAATCATTCCCATTGCCGCCGAGTACGACCAGAAAGAAGAACTGCCCTGGCAGGTCGTGGAAAAGGCCTTTGAAGTGGGCCTGCTCAATCCCAGCATTCCCGAGCACGCAGGTGGCCTGGGGCTGGGCATGTTCGACGAATGCCTGATTGGCGAGGAACTGGCCTACGGCTGCATGGGCATCTACACGGTGCTGATGGCCTCTGAGCTGGGAATTGCCCCGGTGCTGATCGGCGGCACCGAGGAGCAGCAGAAGCGTTTCTTGGGCCCGCTGACCGAGAAAGCGGGGCTGGCGGCCTTTGCGCTGAGTGAGCCCAACAACGGCTCGGACGCGGCGGCGATGGGCACCACTGCTGTACTGGACGGCGACGAGTGGGTGATCAACGGCACCAAGATGTGGATTTCTAACGGCGGGCTGGCCGAATTTACCGTGGTGTTCGCCACCACCGACAAGCAGGGTGGGCACAAGGCCACCGTGGCGCTGGTGGTCCCCAAGGACGCGCCCGGCTTTTCGTGGAACAAAATTAAGCACAAGATGGGCCAGCGCGCCTCGCTGACCAGCGAACTGGTCTTCGAGAATGTGCGCGTGCCGCGCGAAAACCAGCTGGGCGGCCTGGGCGACGGCTTCAAGATTGCCATGAAGACGCTGGACAAGACCCGTATTCCGGTGGCGGCAGGCTCGGTGGGCATTGCCCGGCGGGCGATGGAAGAGAGCATCAAGTACGCCAAGGAGCGCGAGGCCTTTGGCAAGCCGATTGCCACCTTTCAGGCCATTCAGTTCAAGCTGGCCGAAATGGCGATGGGCATCGAAACCGGGCGTCTGATGTACCAGAAGGCCGCGTGGCTGGTGGACCAGGGCCTGCCGCACGGCTTTGAAAGCGCCATTGCCAAGGCGTACTGCAGCGAGATGGCGTTCAACGCCGCCAACGAGGGCATTCAGGTTCACGGCGGCTACGGCTACGTGGGCGAGTACCCGGTGGAAAAGCTGCTGCGCGACGTGAAACTGAACCAGATTTACGAAGGCACCAACGAGATTCAGCGTGTGGTGATCAGCCGGCAACTGCTGAAGTAA
- a CDS encoding YbjN domain-containing protein, with product MTMETALLTLDTLAKYLKDKEVQLDMEENNGQRFIRMGWRFEMGDAAVLVSVNDGPNNTSRLEITCVTQKQYGDRRVEVVNMLNDRNRERAFARSIDADGNVWLEYVGFYPTLAEMPQETFDTLFGGVLMHFQDDYAALEGFVPQAQQPQA from the coding sequence ATGACGATGGAAACGGCGCTGCTGACCCTGGACACCCTGGCGAAGTACCTGAAGGACAAGGAAGTCCAGCTGGACATGGAAGAGAACAACGGTCAGCGCTTCATCCGCATGGGCTGGCGCTTCGAGATGGGCGACGCGGCCGTGTTGGTCAGCGTGAACGACGGCCCGAACAACACCAGCCGCCTGGAGATCACCTGCGTGACCCAGAAGCAGTACGGTGACCGCCGCGTGGAAGTTGTGAACATGCTCAACGACCGCAACCGCGAGCGCGCGTTTGCCCGCAGCATTGACGCCGACGGCAACGTGTGGCTGGAGTACGTGGGCTTCTACCCCACCCTGGCCGAAATGCCCCAGGAGACCTTCGACACGCTGTTTGGCGGCGTGCTGATGCACTTCCAGGACGACTACGCCGCGCTGGAGGGCTTCGTGCCCCAGGCGCAGCAGCCCCAGGCGTAA
- a CDS encoding RlpA-like double-psi beta-barrel domain-containing protein produces the protein MRAALLLACALLGAASAAPYRVQPGDTWWSLARRSGVSVAALQAMNGGGGLLRAGATVQLPASGGGAVAAIPARPATVRAMSAPAPSVFQRGQAVYYGGRRDSRTVMTAAHLTLPFGTWVRVTHARTGRSVDVLINDRGPFGNGARIIDLSNEAAAALGILSEGVAPVTLTVLSRP, from the coding sequence TTGAGAGCGGCGCTGCTGCTGGCCTGCGCGCTGCTGGGCGCCGCGAGCGCCGCGCCCTACCGGGTACAGCCGGGCGACACGTGGTGGAGCCTCGCACGGCGCAGCGGGGTGAGCGTGGCGGCCCTGCAGGCCATGAACGGGGGCGGCGGGCTGCTGCGCGCTGGGGCCACGGTGCAGCTGCCGGCCAGCGGGGGCGGGGCGGTGGCGGCCATTCCGGCCCGGCCCGCCACCGTGCGGGCCATGAGTGCGCCGGCGCCCAGTGTGTTTCAGCGCGGGCAGGCGGTGTACTACGGAGGCCGGCGCGACAGCCGCACGGTGATGACAGCCGCACACCTCACGCTGCCCTTTGGGACCTGGGTGCGGGTGACGCACGCGCGCACCGGGCGCAGTGTAGACGTGCTGATCAACGACCGGGGGCCTTTTGGCAACGGCGCGCGGATCATTGACCTGTCGAACGAGGCCGCCGCCGCCCTGGGAATTCTGAGCGAAGGGGTGGCGCCCGTGACCCTGACGGTCCTGAGCCGGCCCTGA
- a CDS encoding M24 family metallopeptidase gives MTQLEQMRAALSGAGLDGAWISDPAHIRLLSGFTSGADAKLLITPGGVTLYTDARYEVQAGEETRVPTFIARPPETLEHAAAQVAGLRIGFEAEHLTVAALDELREYWPGAALEPLGPVLRELRMVKTAVEIEAIRDAQTLTDQVFAEVRPLIRAGVRELDIAIEIETRLRRAGATVAFDVIVASGPRGAMPHGVASERVIEDGELVTVDMGAQLRGYNSDMTRTVAVGEPGEELRRVYRAVLEAEEAAVAAVRPGVRAADLDKLARDLLTGHGLGEAFAHSLGHGIGLNVHEGPGLRKVSEDVLRSGMVITIEPGAYLPGVGGVRIEDLVLVTEDGAEVLSHSEKERL, from the coding sequence ATGACTCAACTGGAACAGATGCGCGCGGCGCTGAGCGGGGCTGGCCTTGACGGCGCGTGGATCAGTGACCCGGCCCATATCCGGCTCCTGAGCGGCTTTACGAGCGGCGCCGACGCCAAGCTGCTGATCACCCCGGGCGGCGTGACGCTGTACACCGACGCCCGCTACGAGGTGCAGGCGGGCGAGGAAACGCGCGTGCCCACCTTTATTGCACGCCCGCCCGAGACCCTGGAGCACGCCGCCGCGCAGGTGGCGGGACTGCGAATTGGCTTTGAGGCCGAGCACCTGACCGTGGCGGCCCTGGACGAGCTGCGCGAATACTGGCCCGGCGCGGCGCTGGAGCCGCTGGGGCCGGTGCTGCGCGAGCTGCGCATGGTGAAGACGGCGGTGGAAATTGAGGCCATCCGCGACGCGCAGACGCTGACCGATCAGGTGTTTGCCGAGGTGCGCCCGCTGATCCGGGCAGGGGTGCGCGAGCTGGACATTGCCATTGAGATTGAAACGCGCCTGCGCCGGGCGGGGGCGACGGTGGCGTTTGACGTGATCGTGGCCAGCGGGCCGCGCGGGGCGATGCCGCACGGGGTGGCCTCGGAGCGGGTGATTGAGGACGGCGAACTGGTGACCGTGGACATGGGCGCGCAGCTGCGCGGCTACAACAGCGATATGACGCGCACGGTGGCGGTGGGCGAGCCCGGCGAGGAGCTGCGCCGGGTGTACCGTGCAGTGCTGGAGGCCGAGGAAGCGGCGGTGGCGGCGGTGCGGCCCGGCGTGCGGGCGGCCGACCTGGACAAGCTGGCGCGCGACCTGCTCACCGGGCACGGGCTGGGCGAGGCCTTTGCGCACTCGCTGGGCCACGGCATTGGGCTGAATGTGCACGAGGGCCCGGGGCTGCGCAAGGTCAGCGAGGATGTCCTGCGCTCAGGCATGGTCATTACCATTGAGCCCGGCGCGTATCTGCCCGGCGTGGGCGGCGTGCGCATTGAGGATCTGGTGCTGGTGACCGAGGACGGCGCTGAGGTTCTGAGCCACAGCGAAAAGGAGCGCCTTTGA
- the sucC gene encoding ADP-forming succinate--CoA ligase subunit beta: MKLHEYQGKEILRQFGVNVQEGKVARTPDEVRQIAREYGQPVVVKAQVHVGGRGKAGGVKFSPTEDKAYENGEKILGMDIKGLTVNKVLVTKAVDIDAGTEYYVGMIVDRNVQSYTLMASAEGGMEIEEVAEATPEKIIKHRVDPVTGLRPYEAREVALKAGFKGNLNKIADMMVKMSEAALKRDAVLVEINPLFVGPDGTPLALDTKFEIDDNAMYRHKDLADWRELEAEHPLEIEASKYGFAYVKLDGNVGVLGNGAGIVMTSLDVVNRAGAKPANFLDIGGGAKAEVVYNAVKLVSKDSDVKAIFINIFGGITRADEVAKGVIQALNEGILTKPVRMRIAGTAEDEAKALLAEVNSPLIQMYPTMFEAADEAAKEANK, translated from the coding sequence GTGAAACTTCACGAATACCAGGGTAAGGAAATCCTGCGCCAGTTCGGCGTGAACGTTCAGGAAGGCAAAGTCGCCCGCACCCCCGACGAGGTGCGCCAGATCGCGCGCGAATACGGTCAGCCGGTGGTCGTCAAGGCCCAGGTGCACGTGGGCGGGCGCGGCAAGGCGGGCGGCGTGAAGTTCAGCCCCACCGAAGACAAGGCCTATGAAAACGGCGAGAAGATCCTGGGCATGGACATCAAGGGCCTCACCGTCAACAAGGTCCTGGTCACCAAGGCCGTGGACATTGACGCCGGCACCGAGTACTACGTGGGCATGATCGTGGACCGCAATGTCCAGAGCTACACCCTGATGGCCAGCGCCGAGGGCGGCATGGAAATCGAGGAAGTGGCCGAAGCCACCCCCGAGAAGATCATCAAGCACCGCGTGGACCCCGTCACCGGCCTGCGCCCCTACGAAGCGCGCGAAGTGGCCCTCAAGGCCGGCTTCAAGGGCAACCTCAACAAGATTGCCGACATGATGGTCAAGATGAGCGAGGCCGCGCTGAAGCGCGACGCCGTGCTGGTCGAAATCAACCCCCTGTTCGTGGGCCCTGACGGCACCCCGCTGGCGCTCGACACCAAGTTCGAGATTGACGACAACGCCATGTACCGCCACAAGGACCTGGCCGACTGGCGCGAACTGGAAGCCGAGCACCCCCTGGAAATCGAAGCCAGCAAGTACGGCTTTGCCTACGTGAAGCTCGACGGCAACGTGGGCGTGCTGGGCAACGGCGCGGGCATCGTGATGACCTCGCTGGACGTGGTGAACCGCGCCGGCGCCAAGCCCGCCAACTTCCTGGACATCGGCGGCGGCGCCAAGGCCGAAGTCGTGTACAACGCCGTGAAGCTGGTCAGCAAGGACAGCGACGTCAAGGCCATTTTCATCAACATCTTCGGCGGCATCACCCGCGCCGACGAGGTGGCCAAGGGCGTGATTCAGGCGCTGAACGAGGGCATCCTGACCAAGCCCGTGCGCATGCGCATCGCCGGCACGGCCGAGGACGAAGCCAAGGCGCTGCTGGCCGAAGTCAACAGCCCCCTGATCCAGATGTACCCCACCATGTTTGAGGCCGCCGACGAGGCCGCCAAGGAGGCGAACAAGTAA